In Trichoderma asperellum chromosome 1, complete sequence, a single window of DNA contains:
- a CDS encoding uncharacterized protein (EggNog:ENOG41): MSQPSDYTIGWICALKVEFVAAQEFLDEEHEGPAFISQRDDNNYMLGRIGQHNIVIATLPFGSHGTTTAATVARDMVHSFPNIRIGLMVGIGGGAPSKNHDIRLGDIVVSAPSNGTGGLFQYDFGKNIQDQPYQTTGFLNQPPSALLTALAGIQVQHERKGNKLEEAVKQIFEKNRRLLPRYKRPDSSSDRLYRSEIVHPQSRESCAAVCGSSGLIKRSERTEYEDNHAVHYGLIASANQLMKNALDRDRLAAEKDVLCFEMEAAGLMNHFPCLVIRGISDYSDSHKNEEWQGYAAMVAAAYARDLLSQMPFTIVQAERKFIDVLYSCNRAIEDHRDSIQKHIQLQKDLAQEKLSDKEQKAREECHQLFRLT, encoded by the exons ATGTCTCAACCTAGCGACTACACAATCGGCTGGATATGCGCTCTAAAAGTCGAATTCGTTGCCGCGCAAGAATTTCTCGACGAAGAGCATGAAGGACCGGCGTTTATATCTCAACGCGATGATAATAATTACATGTTAGGCAGAATTGGGCAACACAATATCGTGATTGCCACCCTGCCTTTTGGGAGCCACGGTACAACCACAGCTGCAACTGTTGCTAGAGATATGGTGCACTCTTTTCCAAATATAAGAATTGGACTGATGGTTGGCATTGGCGGTGGTGCTCCAAGCAAAAATCATGATATCCGTCTTGGCGATATTGTAGTCAGCGCTCCGAGCAATGGGACCGGTGGATTATTCCAATACGATTTTGGCAAGAATATACAGGATCAACCTTATCAAACTACGGGATTTTTGAACCAGCCGCCATCTGCTCTACTGACCGCACTGGCTGGAATTCAGGTCCAGCACGAGAGAAAAGGCAACAAGCTAGAAGAAGCTGTTAAACAAATCTTTGAGAAAAATAGGAGGCTATTGCCCCGATATAAGCGGCCGGACTCAAGCAGTGATAGGCTATATCGATCTGAAATCGTCCATCCGCAATCAAGGGAGAGCTGCGCAGCCGTCTGTGGCTCATCAGGATTGATAAAACGATCCGAAAGAACCGAATATGAGGATAATCACGCCGTTCATTACGGTCTGATTGCGTCAGCAAACCAGCTCATGAAGAATGCCTTAGATCGAGATAGACTTGCGGCAGAGAAGGATGTATTGTGTTTTGAGATGGAGGCAGCCGGGTTAATGAACCACTTCCCTTGCCTCGTTATCCGCGGGATCAGCGATTACTCTGATTCCCATAAGAATGAGGAGTGGCAGGGCTATGCAGCAATGGTAGCCGCAGCATATGCAAGAGATCTTCTGTCTCAAATGCCGTTTACTATAGTTCAAGCTGAGAGAAAATTCATCGATGTTCTATACA GCTGCAATAGAGCTATTGAAGATCACCGTGATTCGATACAAAAGCATATCCAACTTCAAAAAGATCTAGCACAAGAGAAGTTGTCTGATAAAGAACAGAAAGCAAGAGAGGAATGTCACCAGCTATTTCGTCTTACAG
- a CDS encoding uncharacterized protein (EggNog:ENOG41) — protein sequence MVEKPHIRIGNVSGATGDHPHAMARMVRSGNVHVITGDWLSEMNIAWNAITKQEVDETLGYEDGFYQQLEECIDDIVAKDIRVVTNAGALNVLSLYNKVKRLCEQRGHQNCVVAAVLGDDITDLLVDKASGKKNTGFKHLDHPEMSLDDWEFAPCSGNAYIGSWGITAALRAGANIVLCGRCTDASPVMGAAAWYYGWKEDSFDELAGSLLAAHLIECGPYVVGANFSGFKDFLSDLVDLAFPVAEIDPQGGSVITRTAEGGGHVTEGTVTAQLLYELQGHLYLNPDVVADLSTVSVKQQGPDRVRVTGIKGLPPPATTKAMIAGKGGYQAEATFYINGLDVAEKATMMKNQLSHIFQDSRFSKLSIELYGTQAENPSSQQAGTVSLRVFAQARKREDIDELRFKIPLYALRMQSYPGYHMNLDFRTMAPRPFMEMFPALMPVSLIDHRVQISTGAVIKVEQPKVTATYPIVRPSADTAEPVDLLSFGPTEFAPLGSIVHARSGDKGDNSNVGFFVRDASEYPWLRTLLSVDKLKQLLGDDWHSGDPKRRVERIEFPTINAVHFRILDNLNGGIASSDRIDGLGKGVAEYLRSKYVDIPKIFLERGRI from the exons ATGGTTGAGAAGCCCCATATTCGTATTGGCAATGTTTCAGGCGCAACGGGCGACCATCCACACGCCATGGCGCGCATGGTTCGCTCGGGCAATGTTCATGTAATCACCGGTGACTGGCTGTCCGAGATGAACATTGCCTGGAATGCCATCACGAAGCAGGAAGTAGACGAGACTCTTGGATACGAGGATGGCTTCTAtcagcagcttgaagaatGTATCGACGACATTGTTGCAAAGGACATTCGCGTTGTGACCAATGCGGGTGCTCTCAATGTCCTCAGCTTATACAACAAAGTAAAGCGTCTCTGCGAGCAACGGGGACACCAAAACTGTGTCGTTGCAGCCGTACTTGGAGATGACATTACAGACTTGCTTGTGGATAAAGCTTCAGGCAAGAAAAACACTGGCTTCAAACATTTGGACCATCCCGAAATGTCACTTGATGACTGGGAGTTTGCGCCCTGCTCTGGAAATGCCTACATTGGCAGCTGGGGCATAACCGCAGCTCTTCGGGCTGGTGCCAACATTGTCCTTTGTGGAAGATGCACCGATGCTTCGCCAGTTATGGGAGCTGCTGCATGGTATTATGGATGGAAAGAAGACAGCTTTGACGAACTAGCAGGGTCACTACTGGCCGCTCACTTGATTGAGTGCGGCCCATACGTTGTTGGCGCGAATTTCTCAGGCTTTAAAGATTTTCTCTCTGATCTCGTTGATCTGGCATTCCCCGTTGCTGAGATTGATCCTCAAGGGGGCAGTGTTATTACGCGAACTGCAGAGGGAGGGGGCCATGTAACAGAGGGCACCGTAACTGCACAGCTCCTCTATGAGCTCCAGGGTCACCTATACTTGAACCCAGACGTCGTTGCAGATTTATCTACTGTCTCAGTCAAGCAACAGGGACCAGACCGTGTGAGAGTGACAGGGATTAAAGGCCTGCCTCCACCGGCTACCACAAAGGCCATGATTGCAGGCAAGGGAGGCTACCAGGCCGAGGCGACGTTCTACATTAATGGCCTTGATGTGGCAGAAAAGGCTACAATGATGAAGAACCAGCTGTCTCATATTTTCCAAGACAGTCGATTCAGCAAATTGAGCATCGAGCTGTATGGAACGCAAGCTGAGAATCCATCATCCCAACAAGCCGGTACTGTGTCATTGAGAGTCTTTGCACAGGCGCGGAAAAGGGAAGACATTGACGAACTAAGATTTAAAATCCCCTTGTATGCGCTGCGGATGCAGAGTTACCCCGGCTATCACATGAATCTCGATTTTCGGACCATGGCGCCGCGGCCCTTTATGGAAATGTTTCCAGCGCTGATGCCGGTCTCGCTGATAGACCACCGCGTCCAGATAAGCACTGGGGCCGTCATAAAAGTCGAGCAGCCCAAGGTTACAGCGACGTATCCCATCGTACGGCCATCAGCCGATACGGCAGAGCCCGTGGATCTCTTGTCGTTTGGTCCAACAGAGTTTGCGCCTCTCGGCAGCATCGTCCACGCACGATCAGGAGACAAAGGCGATAATTCCAATGTAGGATTCTTTGTTCGCGATGCTTCGGAGTATCCGTGGCTGAGGACTCTTTTGAGCGTCGACAAGCTCAAGCAGTTGCTGGGAGATGACTGGCATAGCGGTGACCCGAAGAGGAGGGTTGAGCGAATAGAGTTTCCCACCATCAATGCCGTGCACTT CCGGATACTTGATAACCTCAACGGAGGCATTGCATCATCGGATAGGATCGATGGACTTGGCAAAGGCGTTGCAGAGTATTTGCGTAGCAAGTATGTGGACATACCAAAGATATTCTTAGAAAGAGGTCGCATATAA
- a CDS encoding uncharacterized protein (EggNog:ENOG41), with amino-acid sequence MSMKAVVFRGPFDVGVEKRPKPVIRDPTDAIIRVKLAGICGSELHMYRGIQKTAAGHIMGHEFIGTIEQIGSDVHKFAVGDEVVSLFSPVCLKCWYCKQGLTNKCTEGVAFGTQKLDGGQAEFVRVPFADGTLNLVPSDLDESLLIMMCDIFPTGYYGASRAVEGLLNQHQSPLTSFRNTHTAKVSFKGHNGHMNGSTNGLMNGQTNNYTNGDAPLDRLGSSVVVCLGCGPVGICAITTALSKGIKTVLAVDSVEDRLSEAAQIGAVPLNLSRFNILEEVMSRTQGRGADAVIEVVGNPAALKSAFELLRPCGILSSVGFHQDDLPFTGLECYLKNITMNFGRVPVGTVFPDALECLKENQGALKNYVTHELPLDEAATGFDLFEKRVARKVVLRV; translated from the exons ATGTCAATGAAAGCAGTAGTTTTTCGTGGCCCCTTCGATGTTGGCGTCGAGAAGAGGCCCAAGCCTGTCATTCGGGATCCTACAGATGCCATAATCCGCGTCAAACTTGCTGGAATATGCGGAAG TGAACTACACATGTACCGCGGCATTCAGAAGACTGCGGCTGGCCACATCATG GGCCATGAATTCATCGGAACTATAGAACAGATAGGATCAGACGTGCATAAGTTTGCCGTTGGTGACGAAGTCGTCTCCTTATTCTCACCCGTTTG TCTGAAATGCTGGTACTGCAAACAAGGCCTCACAAACAAATGCACCGAAGGAGTTGCATTTGGCACTCAGAAGCTTGACGGCGGACAGGCTGAGTTTGTCAGAGTGCCTTTTGCAGATGGCACCCTCAATCTTGTTCCATCAGACCTGGACGAGTCTCTACTTATCATGATGTGTGACATCTTTCCAACGGGGTATTATGGAGCGTCTCGTGCTGTGGAAGGCTTATTGAACCAGCACCAGTCACCGCTGACCAGCTTCCGTAATACTCATACAGCCAAGGTAAGCTTTAAAGGTCACAATGGCCACATGAATGGCAGCACAAATGGCCTCATGAACGGTCAGACGAATAATTACACAAACGGAGATGCACCTCTTGATCGATTAGGGTCATCAGTGGTTGTCTGTCTTGGCTGTGGCCCCGTTGGGATTTGTGCCATCACCACAGCTCTATCAAAAGGCATCAAGACCGTATTAGCAGTCGACAGCGTGGAAGACCGCCTTTCTGAAGCAGCTCAGATCGGGGCAGTCCCTCTGAACCTCTCCAGGTTTAACATTCTAGAAGAAGTCATGTCTCGGACTCAAGGCCGTGGAGCAGATGCTGTCATCGAAGTAGTGGGCAATCCGGCCGCTCTCAAATCCGCTTTCGAGCTACTACGTCCGTGTGGAATACTATCATCCGTTGGCTTCCATCAGGATGATTTACCATTCACTGGTCTGGAATGCTATCTTAAAAACATAAC GATGAACTTTGGTCGAGTTCCAGTGGGAACAGTCTTCCCAGATGCTCTGGAATGTTTAAAGGAGAACCAAGGGGCATTGAAAAATTATGTCACGCATGAACTACCACTCGATGAAGCAGCAACTGGCTTCGACTTATTTGAGAAGAGGGTGGCTAGAAAGGTAGTACTTCGAGTATAG
- a CDS encoding uncharacterized protein (EggNog:ENOG41) codes for MKTLLGQVPFSFHKVYLNGEYIESNSKDYYSLFNPKDGSLVAEKIPIADRVDVDNAVKHAEAAFNGPWASFSAAQRSECLRKLADLLETRLHDVLLLDSLTTGNPVSLIPTREKNYIKNCLLYYAGWTDKLRGDYFPADDGIVKLVRQEPIGVCAAILPYNSPVASIFLKAAPCLATGNVLIVKPSEKGPLGSLAIAPLFEEAGFPGGVFQVVSGDGRTGGLLAEHMRIRKISFTGSVATGKKIQIAAAQSNLKRVTLELGGKNPVVVFEDADIDNAVTWTTNGILARTGQVCVAASRLYVHRSISEKFISQYVEKMKAASAGIGDPQDPDTKYGPLADSLAFEKVRAMIARAREEAELVVGGNQIGTKGSFMEPTVFVNPKADAEIYKSEVFGPVAVIKTFDTEAEVIQAANDTEYGLMAGVFTRDITRALRVSARIDSGVVGVNCVSMMSVQAPFGGKKASGIGREFGEYALRAFTEPKTILINMNLP; via the exons ATGAAGACTTTACTTGGCCAAGTGCCGTTTTCGTTTCACAAAGTTTATCTCAATGGAGAATACATAGAATCCAACTCCAAAGACTATTACTCGTTATTCAATCCAAAAGATGGCTCTCTGGTAGCAGAAAAAATACCAATTGCCGACCGCGTGGATGTCGACAACGCTGTAAAACACGCCGAGGCAGCATTTAATGGTCCATGGGCTTCTTTCAGTGCTGCACAGAGATCGGAATGCCTCAGAAAGCTAGCTGATCTGCTGGAAACGAGGCTGCATGATGTATTGCTTCTCGACTCTCTTACGACGGGGAATCCAGTGTCGCTGATACCgacaagggaaaagaattatataaagaattgtCTTTTGTACTATG CTGGCTGGACCGACAAGTTGCGAGGTGACTATTTTCCCGCGGATGATGGAATCGTCAAACTCGTGCGACAAGAGCCTATAGG AGTATGCGCCGCCATCCTTCCATACAACTCACCCGTGGCATCCATATTCCTCAAAGCTGCCCCATGCCTGGCAACAGGCAACGTCCTCATTGTGAAGCCATCTGAAAAAGGCCCTCTGGGCTCTCTTGCAATCGCTCCTCtctttgaagaagctggttTCCCTGGAGGCGTTTTCCAGGTTGTGTCGGGCGATGGTAGAACTGGTGGGTTGCTGGCTGAGCATATGCGTATACGAAAG ATCAGCTTTACGGGCTCTGTTGCTACGGGAAAGAAGATTCAGATTGCAGCTGCGCAGAGTAACTTGAAGCGAGTGACTTTGGAGCTTG GAGGCAAGAATCCTGTGGTTGTATTTGAAGATGCTGATATCGACAACGCAGTCACTTG GACTACGAATGGCATCTTAGCACGAACTGGCCAAGTATGTGTTGCTGCCTCTCGACTCTACGTCCATAGATCGATATCGGAAAAGTTCATCTCACAGTATGTCGAGAAAATGAAAGCTGCAAGTGCCGGCATAGGGGATCCTCAAGACCCAGACACAAAATACGGCCCTTTGGCCGATTCCCTAGCCTTTGAAAAGGTTCGTGCCATGATTGCTCgcgcaagagaagaagcagagctcGTCGTGGGAGGCAACCAAATCGGCACTAAAGGCAGTTTCATGGAACCAACCGTGTTTGTGAACCCAAAGGCGGACGCGGAGATTTACAAGAGCGAGGTTTTTGGTCCTGTAGCTGTCATCAAGACATTTGATACCGAGGCAGAAGTGATTCAAGCCGCAAACGATACAGAGTACGGCCTGATGGCAGGTGTTTTCACACGAGATATTACTCGTGCGTTGAGAGTCTCAGCTCGGATTGACTCTGGCGTCGTGGGGGTCAACTGTGTGAGCATG ATGAGTGTCCAAGCTCCCTTTGGAGGCAAAAAGGCGTCAGGAATTGGAAGAGAGTTTGGGGAATAC GCGTTGCGAGCGTTTACTGAGCCAAAGACTATTTTGATCAA CATGAATTTGCCATAG
- a CDS encoding uncharacterized protein (EggNog:ENOG41), with amino-acid sequence MESPEDHQRHRQRGKDRTRVACRRCNSKKVKCDAAPGVACSGCRVARAECVLIDSKRGRYIRRKKSSAERESQQQQQQLPQLNQQLPPPPHRQSQQKTPASSSDESPPRDPLSISVTSQKPKAETRPSQQPLASNVEPVDGQLFRGLSRSFERRAPTDSSALFYLHIADQSVRPTQQPISDAISTFYAGDSFSLTYAIHDVLAPFLSDRSNYQKRLHFPIAEGFDPSDQGRENIVNAQISLLRERNLYYRLSQDALERMLDVYFRWFHPAFPLVNQTNFIEKCHRNQMSLLVLNGMLLVAAIMCDPADIAMTGCESRAHARSVFYRQAKALYDAELDPDKVNNVTAVFFISFWWGGSNDEKDSWHWLGVAVSLAQSLGMHRSTAKSHMSDEKSRHWRRIWWCIRIRDTIASGSTGRPLHISHRDCDVEPLEPSDMDDDNHLGDEEALYACQMARLSIIFGRIVKMRYAAIQSTSLNQKDQMEKDLENFRIQVPAALQYRGINPETGQGLWSAMILMAYNYSVILLYRPTSTGNDAVSNFWGDRPKAVAAANEITRVMEDVLSTSFVRLSQIHTIPALFNSLSMHVFSLCTSGNVGRELAENRARTCMLGLNCLQESWPVSGWILKLFVDIIERLRRMLTNRSKSGELSRVTASPAPGYLPPQQPRQETPHGSQNPQLATMEGIGDQTPLDMAANPMDPLMKPPLEIPTGGIPVYPNEFAPYSTTNAGLFPNLFVLDDLFANLDAGQVSFFDSLEVPNYDNVDVIPYQG; translated from the exons ATGGAGAGCCCGGAGGACCACCAGAGACACCGGCAACGCGGGAAAGACAGAACTCGAGTGGCATGCCGCCGGTGCAACTCGAAAAAGGTCAAGTGTGATGCGGCACCTGGAGTTGCTTGTTCTGGATGCCGGGTTGCGCGCGCGGAATGCGTTCTAATCGACTCGAAGCGTGGACG CTACATTCGCCGAAAGAAATCTTCAGCTGAGAGAGAGtctcagcaacagcagcaacaactgCCTCAACTCAATCAACaactgcctcctcctcctcatcgccagTCGCAGCAAAAGACCccggcttcttcatctgatGAATCTCCCCCGCGGGATCCATTGTCCATTTCCGTCACATCTCAGAAACCAAAGGCAGAGACTCGCCCATCACAGCAACCTCTCGCGTCCAACGTGGAGCCCGTAGACGGCCAGCTCTTTCGCGGCCTATCGCGATCCTTTGAGCGTCGCGCACCCACCGACTCCAGCGCGCTGTTCTATCTGCACATTGCCGACCAGAGCGTGCGGCCGACGCAGCAGCCCATCAGCGATGCCATCAGCACGTTTTACGCCGGAGACTCGTTCAGCCTCACTTATGCCATTCACGATGTTCTCGCGCCGTTTTTGAGTGATCGGAGCAACTACCAGAAGCGGCTTCACTTCCCCATCGCCGAGGGCTTTGATCCCTCTGACCAGGGACGCGAGAACATTGTGAATGCCCAGATATCCCTGCTGCGTGAGAGGAACCTCTACTATCGGCTGAGCCAAGATGCCCTGGAAAGGATGCTGGACGTCTACTTCCGGTGGTTCCATCCCGCGTTTCCCCTCGTCAACCAGACCAATTTCATCGAAAAGTGCCACCGCAATCAGATGTCGCTGCTTGTGTTGAACGGCATGTTACTGGTGGCAGCAATCATGTGCGACCCAGCCGATATCGCCATGACGGGATGTGAAAGCAGAGCCCACGCTCGGTCCGTCTTTTATCGCCAAGCCAAAGCTCTATACGATGCAGAACTGGATCCTGACAAGGTCAACAACGTAACTGCTGTATTTTTCATCAGCTTCTGGTGGGGAGGGTCCAACGACGAGAAGGATTCGTGGCATTGGCTGGGCGTTGCCGTGAGTCTGGCTCAGAGCCTGGGGATGCATAGATC GACGGCCAAGTCACACATGAGCGATGAAAAGTCGAGGCACTGGAGACGCATCTGGTGGTGTATCCGGATCCGAGACACAATCGCAAGTGGTTCAACAGGCCGGCCACTGCATATTTCTCATCGGGATTGCGACGTAGAGCCCCTTGAGCCCAGCGACATGGATGACGACAACCATTTGGGCGATGAGGAAGCACTGTATGCCTGTCAGATGGCGCGTCTGTCGATAATAT TCGGGAGGATTGTCAAGATGAGATACGCCGCAATCCAGTCAACGAGTCTGAACCAAAAGGACCAAATGGAAAAGGACTTGGAGAATTTCAGGATACAGGTTCCAGCCGCGTTACAATACCGAGGGATCAATCCCGAAACGGGCCAAGGATTGTGGTCTGCCATGATCCTCATGGCTTACAA CTATAGCGTTATTCTTCTCTACCGACCTACTAGCACGGGGAATGACGCCGTTTCAAACTTCTGGGGGGACCGACCGAAAGCTGTGGCTGCCGCCAACGAGATTACGAGAGTCATGGAGGATGTTCTTTCGACTTCCTTTGTGCGGCTCAGCCAAATCCACAC CATCCCAGCTCTCTTTAACTCCCTATCCATGCACGTCTTCTCGCTATGTACATCCGGAAACGTTGGCAGAGAACTCGCCGAGAACCGCGCACGCACATGCATGCTGGGCCTAAACTGCCTTCAGGAATCATGGCCCGTCAGCGGGTGGATTCTCAAGCTCTTCGTCGACATCATCGAGAGACTCCGCAGAATGCTCACAAACAGGAGCAAGTCTGGCGAACTGAGCAGGGTGACGGCGAGCCCTGCTCCAGGCTATTTACCGCCGCAACAGCCACGACAGGAAACGCCCCATGGCTCGCAGAACCCCCAGCTCGCAACTATGGAAGGCATCGGCGATCAGACACCGCTCGACATGGCGGCAAACCCCATGGATCCGCTCATGAAGCCGCCTTTAGAAATTCCGACGGGGGGTATTCCCGTCTACCCAAACGAATTTGCCCCATACAGCACTACGAATGCTGGCTTATTTCCAAACTTATTTGTGCTGGATGATCTCTTTGCCAATCTAGATGCGGGCCAAGTCAGCTTTTTTGATTCATTAGAAGTGCCCAACTACGACAATGTTGATGTCATACCGTATCAGGGCTGA
- a CDS encoding uncharacterized protein (EggNog:ENOG41) produces MACTLRWWEHCNPGKEAPSAISTYSIPASELEEVLKFQGTECRQGDILIVRTGFVRWHDLADKPTRIKGTKPEKVLSLIGVESNMDTVRWLYSKHFSAVAGDTMGWEAWPYPKECCLHEWLLCQWGTPIGEMWNLEQLSEVCADLKKWSFFLTSAPLHVIGGVGTPPNVIAIF; encoded by the exons CTGCGCTGGTGGGAGCATTGCAATCCGGGCAAAGAGGCGCCGTCTGCCATATCGACCTACTCGATCCCAGCGTCCGAATTAGAAGAGGTCTTGAAGTTTCAAGGCACCGAGTGTCGACAGGGAGACATTCTCATTGTCCGAACTGGCTTTGTCCGCTGGCACGA TCTCGCAGATAAACCCACCAGAATCAAGGGCACAAAGCCCGAAAAGGTCCTGTCCCTGATTGGCGTAGAGAGCAACATGGATACCGTCCGCTGGCTCTACTCCAAGCACTTCTCGGCTGTTGCCGGAGACACAATGGGGTGGGAAGCTTGGCCGTATCCAAAGGAGTGCTGTCTCCACGAGTGGCTGCTTTGCCAGTGGGGGACGCCGATAGGGGAGATGTGGAATCTGGAGCAGCTGAGTGAGGTTTGTGCGGATCTTAAGAAATGGTCGTTTTTCCTCACCAGTGCTCCTCTGCATGTTATTGGCGGGGTTGGTACTCCTCCAAATGTGATTGCGATATTCtag